gtatatgtatatgtgtgtgtgtgagagtgtgagtgtgagtgtgtgtgtgtgtgtgtgtgtgtgagagtgtgagtgtgtgtgtgtgtgtgtgtgtgtgtgagagtgtgagtgtgtgtgtgtgcgtgtgtgagcgtgagtgtgtgtgtgtgtgtgtgtatgtgtgtgtgagagtgtgagtgtgtgtgtgagtgtgagtgtgtgtgtgtgagagtgtgtgtgtgtgtgtgtgtttgtgtgtgagagtgtgtgtgtgtgtgtgtgtgtatgtgtgtgtgtgagagtgtgtgtgtgtgtgtgtgtgtatgtgcgtgtgtgtgtatatgagtgtgtgtgtgtgtatgtgtgtgtgtgtgtgtgagagtgtgtgtgtgtgtgtttgtgtgtgagagtgtgtgtgtgtgtgtgtgtgtgtgtgtgtgtgagagtgtgtgtgtgtgtgtgtgtgtatgtgcgtgtgtgtgtatatgagtgtgtgtgtgtgtatgtgtgtgtgtgagagtgtgtgtgtgtgtgtgtgtatgtgtgtgtgtgagagtgtgtgtgtgtgtgtgtgtgtatgtgcgtgtgtgtgtatatgagtgtgtgtgtgtgtatgtgtgtgtgtgagagtgtgtgtgtgtgtgtgtgtgtatgtgtgtgtgtgagagtgtgagtgtgtgtgtgtatgtgcatgtgtgtgtgtgtgagtgtgtgtgttgtcttaCATCAGGAAGTCCCGTCAGCGTCTCCATCTCATGAACACAACGTGAGACGGCTTGAGGGTCTCTGACGTCACACTGAACCACGTGGacctgagacacacagagacaagagGGTCCAGTTCAGACTGGTTCAGGTTCACACTGGTTCTGGTTCTGATGGTGGTTTGTCACCTTGTTCCCAGTCTGGCTGCTGATCTCTTTGGCTGTTTGCTGCAGAACGTCCAACTTCctgaacaacaaacacaaacttgatGAAAGAGGTCAGTGTGGAAATCAATTTAAACTGGTTTAACTGGTTTCATGCTTTTATGCAGCAGAGCAGTTTGTTGGTTTCATCTTATGaatctgtttgttgtttaatgAGCAAATGAACGATTCCTCGTTCGAGGGGTTAAATGTGTCAGAACAAGTCAAACACTTGGATCATGTCCACCTGCTGAATGAAGACctgtgtgacctctgacctgctggCGATGACGCACTGAGCGCCCAGCTGAGACAGAGCGGTCGTCATGGCGCGGCCCAGTCCGGTCCCGCCTCCCGTGATGAACGCCACTCTGTCTTTGAAACATCCTGACGGCAGCATGACGCCTTCAGCCGGAGGGAAGAACCCcgactgaggaggaggaggagactgCTGATGAAGAGCTGCTGAGCTGTGGAGCCAtgactgcaacacacacacacacacacacacacacacacacacacacacacacacacacacacacacacacaccatcatattttatattttctccaGTATGACATCATTCATCATGTGACGCTgcagtttaaacacacacatgatccAAAGTGAAGCCGGAGCAGATGAAGCTACTGAATCACTTTTAGAAACACAGAGatgatgtttatttaaattacaCAACATCACATTTCAGATTAAAACACTAGAAAAACATCTACAATCATCATCTGTGAGCTTCACACCTGCAAACCAGAGAAAACTGACGGcagcaaaaatataaatgaagttTACTCGTTTGGAAAACTTTGCTGcagatttaaattaatttggTCTTAATttgaaaagtattttatttgagTCAGTTTAAAGAAGAAATTGTTTCAAATTATTTGGattcttttgctttttaaacatttttagatgtaaataaactgaatttcttcATGTTGGATGAAAACTAACAAACAGactcaaacacagaaaatattcttcgtgatttatttctgtcactCAAGTGGAAAAATGATCAATGGATCCTCGTGCACGCTGAGCGGCGGCGCGCGTGCGGAGGCACGAGAAGTGGGTGAAAGGTCAAACAGCTgcaggttgaaaaaaaaacacgaaaTAAATCTAAAACCGTCTTTCAAACTTCTTTATTCACTTATTAACACCTCACATTAAACTTCTAACAGACACGCggattgattattgattgtgttgtttttcgGCGCTGCTCTGACGTCACAGTTTCCGGTTTTAaggataatgtttttttttgtaattaataaatgttttctcacCCTCTGGACTGAAGTCTTCACGGCTCGGAAAAGTTCTGCTTTCCTCCAAAACACCGCTGCCGCCATGTTTGATGACGTCGTGTGACCCGGATCACAGCAACATGAGAGAAGAGTCCAGCTGCAGCCCTGCAGACCTACAAGCCACGCCCCCACGACTCCTCCAAGACACGCCCACCTGGACACGACGCTACGGTGGCTGAGGAGGACAATAGACTATATAGCGCAtcaaaaatacaatgaaaacattattaaagGCATCAACCTTACAAACTATTCAGCAAAGACCTGAGGATGAACTAGTTGATGCGTTTGAGCCACAACAATAAATGACTTcagtttaatgaatgaatgaacaaaagaTGGCTGTATGatttcataatttaaaaaaataaatgtcaatataGGTGTTTTTGCAAGTATTAAGCATAATTATGTTAGTCTAACtgctaaaaaatatatttatacatagaAGTTTGAATTCTTCTTTGACGTTTTGCTGACCAGAGTGGTCAGCaaaccagagcaaaaaaaaagatttttgtcatgccaagtgaattcatcatgttaataaagttatcagtcttgtatcttaattaaaaatgataagatttggacattattacatgttaatttaagtcagtgtaagctacaaaacaaggccATAAACTCAGCAtaactgtggatctgagccactgtgtgaaacagttttgtctaAATGGAGGTTGTGGAGTAAAATGTGCCGGTGATGTTGGagcaagttgagtcaatggttcaatttacccccaaaaattattttctgatattctagagactagagacactgttcatgattgatacaatgttgatgaataaatacctgattgttgactaatgttaagtttaagccacaaacaaactgctgtacaTACGgacgggtgacaaatgaaaggaaaagccAAAATAAAGTGTCTTAAGAAGGAGTTGGGCCACCAGAACAGCATCAATACACCTTGACATTGATTCTaaaagtctctgaactcttctggagggatgaacatcattcttcaaaaagatatttcctcatttggtgttttgatgatggtggtgtagAGCGCTGTCaaacacgtcagtccaaaatctgcCACAGGTGTTGAGCTGGGTGGAGATCTGGTGACTTtgaaaccattcagtgaccccacGTGCCCggtgaattggggcattgtcatcctggaagagaccactcccatcaggatagaaatgtttcatcataggataaaggtgatcactcagaacaactttgtattgattagcagtgacgcttccctctaaggggacaagtggacccaaaccatgccagcataacagagcccccagaccccctcactgtaggggtccagcattcagacctggaccagtttgtcctttcatttgtcacctgtctgtttacacaaaagcacatttacacacattctttctgtaactaacacacaaagatcacagtttaatctttactgaaaatgtttaagtgACATGTAgaacaacaagacacaaacatatgatTTTACCACGCTTTGTTAAATAATCATTACATGCCCCCCCCCCGCCCGCAGCTGCAGTGGTTCAGTCCAGAATGTGACGATGATCATGTGTTACCGTAATGCGTCTAAACTGTCGTccttcagaaaaacactgcGCTTTATTTTGCTGATTTCTCTCCACAGAAAAACTTCACACATCGTCTGATCGATAACCAATCAGTTTAATATTGATAAGTGACGTCAGTTAGTCCGAGAGGAGATTTATTTGGAAgtgcttcctgtttcctctgtCAGTTACGGTACCGGCCCGGTGTGGTCCGACCGTCCGAACACGGAGCGGATATAAATGAGCAGCGGATCAGCAGGGATCGATAGGTGATCACTGACGACAGATGGAGGATCGAGTCTCTGAACCCCAACTGATTCTGGTCTTCAGCGGGAAACGGAAGTCCGGAAAAGATTATGTGACAGACTTGATCCTCAACCGGTAATTTACCGATCACATCCGCTTTATTGATCTGATCAGTTTCTGTATTCACTGTCTGATCAATGATTTGTGTCAGTGCCGACCTgagatcaatattttacattttaaatgatcgGTTTATAAAGTTTACAGTTACAGAGACTGAGTCTGTTTACATGACGTCACTGAATCAATATTAACATTCCAATAATATGTACATGATCAATATGAGACTGTAAATGGAGACATTATGAGATACTTTTACTTTGatacttcttcttctgtagTTTAGGAGCAGATGTTTGCTGCGTCCTGCGTCTGTCTGGACCTCTGAAACAGCAGTACGCTCAGGTGAGACATAGACACGTCACCATGGTTACATCTCCACGGTTACATCTCCATGGTTACCCCTGAGTCATGCTGGTTCTGTGTGCTGGTCCTGCAGGAACATGGTCTGGACCTGGACCAGCTACTGGGTCCTGGTCTTTATAAGGAGCAGTATCGGGCTGATATGATTCGCTGGGGAGAAGCTCGACGACTCAAGGACCCCGGATTCTTCTGTCGCCTAGCAACCAGAGGAGCACGGCAACCTGTCTGGGTAGGTGGTCATATGCTGATGTCACcgccacttcttcttcttctcttttacttCTATTCTACTTTCTCTTCTTCTGGACTCTTTGTTTGCTGCTCCTCCACTGAGCCACTTTCACATGTGATCCAAACAACCAAAGTACTCCTTAGCAACACCGTAGCAACCAATCAGCAACACCATAGCAAACTGACTAGCAACACCGTAGCAACCGACTGGCAACACCGTAGCAACCAATCAGCAACACCATAACAACTGACTGGCAACACTGTAGCAACCAATCAGCAACACCATAACAACTGACTGGCAACACCGTAGCAACCGACAGGCTATGTGACCAACTAGCGACCACCTGCTGATCTTGCAGCTTCCAAGACACCACAGCGACACTGTAGCAACCACTGAGGTGAAATGATTGGTCAGGCGGTGAGTGAcgctctgctctctgattggtcaggcGGTGAGTGAcgctctgctctctgattggtcaggtGGTGAGTGATGCCCGGCGGCTGTCAGACCTGCAGTGGTTCTGGACAGAGTTTCCTCAACAGACTCGATGTgtcagagttcaaagttcagaGAACACCAGGAAACAGAGGGGGTGGAGCTTCACTGCAGGTATgatgacctgtctgtctgtctgtctgtgtgtgaacctgtgtgtttacctgtctgtctgactgtcctctctctcaggtgtgGATGATGCAGAGTCAGAGTGTGGGTTGGACAGCAGCGTCAAGTTTGATTGGATCATCACTAATGAGGCCGACGCCCCCTCGTTAGAGGAGCAGCTGCAGCCGATCCTGACGCTGGCCGAGGAAGCAGCTTCATCATCAGCTGATAATCACTGATCAATAATCGTATTGATCAGGTCTGTGGAGCTGATCAGCGTTTCCTCTCTGAGGATCAATAGAGTTCTTTTCATCTCCAAACAGTTTGATCTATCAGAACATTTGATCAATAAATTGATAATTATCAATCAGAACTGAAGACAAGTTTACAGCTCCGTCACTGTCAggttgatgacatcatcactcaGAGCAAAGGCTGCTGGGAGATTCTCACCTGAACAGGTTTTAACttcaaactgtaaatgtgtttttgatgataaactttatttaaacagacgtcagccagcagctgtttgacaGGAACAAACATCCTTCAGATTTCTGCCTTCGTGCCTTCGAGCATCAGACGGTTCATCAGGACTCGTTAGTCTCACTACAAACTAACTGTATTCAGATTACTTCATAGTAACTGTCAGTTTTCAGTGTCCTGTACTGTGCTGTaccaacaggaagtgatgtaatactgatgCAACTTCAAATTCAACATCACAGAGACGAAGAATCTTCAGCTTCAACGTTCAGAACATCTGTGAAGTTTTAAAGTTTAAGATTCGATGTTTCCGTTTGTTGTTTTCTAAAGTTTCctgcttcttctctgtgcagtaGTGAAGTAGTAGTGAAtactgcagctgtctgattttATAGACATGATGATGCAGTTAGAAAATTCAATGAACTGTCTGAATATTTAAACTTCTGTTCATACATTCAAGTATCGAACCAGTAATACAACAGGAAGTGttctacttttactgaagtaaaataCAAGTTTGAATGCAGAAATGTACTTCTGATGGAGTATTTTATCATTGTTGTATTAGTACTGCAGTAAAGAATCTGAGCTCATGCAGAGAGAAGTCAACAGTCAGATGTTCTTTAGTCTGAGTCACTTTTCCTCTAAGTTTGATTCTATTTACAGACTGAATATACTAATATAATATACATGCCTGGAAGAAGTTTTATTGAACATCAGTTAGTTTGAGCTGCAGGTTGTTGATCCTGTTGTCGTCCTTCTTGATGGtttgatgaattaaaaaagtaacTTTTACAAAGTTCAACTCAAAATACAATGAAACGTGAAGTGACAGAATCTTCTTCATGACTTGCTTTTAATTCATCTGTACGTTAATATCCACCTGGATCAGTTACCTGTCAGACCAGCAGGAGGCGCTGCTGCTCCCTTCAACACATCCAACCACAGAAAAGGAAGTTTCACAATGAAGGAAACTGATCAAACAGGAAGGAGCTTCTAAAACTGTTCCACTATTTCACATTCATACGGAGCCCAGAAGGGCCCacgaagaaaaaaaactagttTATACTCTCAAATTAATTTGTGCTCTATTAAATCAAGAGCACAAATGACTGAATCGACTCCTCTAGACATGTTTGAAGATGTATATGAAACACTCTGCTTTGACTAATGATGtgtctgatattgtttttttcacaaaaacattcaattatCTTGATAAAATCCTTGAAATTACAATTAACTCCTTAAATCCTGaatttatgaatatgtaaatatgtgacatttcactgtgaagttcatctcagtgtttctgctctggaggcttcaagtttccacatcacacctgtgtaagttgaatactgaaCCATGATTGGCTTAAAagctatttgtgatgtcacaaatcctgcttgtagcCCCGCCTCTTAAAAAATCAGActttcagtgagctcagagaaactttcctccttcagcagacgaatgaaaacaaactgcagagaagctcaaacattcagcagaagaagaaacatctCTGAGTAGACGGAGACGTTAAACTGAGAGCACAAGTTTGTTTCTTCTCATGACCCCTCCGAGACTCCGTACAGTCAGGATGAAACATAACGAGAAATCATTTAACTTTGATGTCTGTGAATAACGACAGTGAGTCCATGTTGGATCTACATACCAGCGATGgtgcttttattttataaaatccTGTTGTCACTATGTATCATGATTTATTACAATGAGATGACATCAGCacagtgatgacatcatcactggcTTCCAGATAAAAACACTTCTAAACTTTATTAATTCACGTCatcaggtcaaaggtcacctgtagaagaaaaaaaaaagaaagggggCGTGTCTATCTGACTTCTTATTGGCCCCTGGTTCACCATATATATATGGCAGTGGAATGCCTCACTATGATTGGCTGATCCCTTAAACCACGCCCCCCTCCCAGgaacaaaaacaatcaatcatTTGGCTAACAGGACATTGgctaattaatcaatcaatcattaatTATTGTGGCAAAGAAGACAAATCAAAGTAGCGACAAACCGTTAAGACAAACACTCAGAGGTTAATTAGTcgttaattaattagttaatcACTTAACAAGGGAACGGCTGTAAGTCACTGTTAGAATCccttatagaaaaaaaaaacaatctcccAACATCCTCGTCTGGCCTCCCTCAGATGATcatcagaggaggagggtgagggggggTTGGCACCGACAGtagggaaggaggagagaggaaatggggggaggagggaggagggggaggagggaggagggagaggagatgggaggaggaagaaggagggaggagagaggaaagaggagattgggggaggagggagggggggtggggggagatggggggaggagggaggaggaggggggagggggggtgcgGGGAgatggggggaggagggaggaggagggggggagagaggagatggggggaggagggaggaggaggggggccAGACAGGAGGagtaaaaaaaagcaacactCCAAATGTGACTTCAAGGTTCAGAGAAGGAATGTGTGAAAGTAGGAATCATttagagaagaggagaaatcTGCACCACCCTGACACCTCCCTCGCATCcaccaggaggaggaggaggtggtggaggaggaagagtaaAAGTATTAGAGGAGCAGGAGGTGCAAGGAGATCCAGGAGCAAAAGGAATGTTTTGGCCACAGAGTTCCCGACATCGACTCAGGCagcagagatgagagaggaggaggagggaggagcagaggggaggagggaggaggagcagggaggagcagggggaggagggaggaggttcAGCAAGAGTTGAGCTCCTCCATGGTCTGATTCAGAGTCGCCTGCAGCTCCATGTTGGCGTTTCTGGCCGAAGTCAGAGagtctgaaaacaaacaaacaaacaaacaaacaaacaatcagacACAGAACAGAAGTGTCACTctgagtagtagtagtaatagtagtaatagtaatagtagtaatagtaatagtaatagtggtagtaatagtggtagtaataataatagtagcaATTGTAATAATGGtattaatagtaatagtagtaataataatagtaatagtggtagtaaaagtaatagtagtaatagtaatagtggtagtaatagtagtaatagtggtagtaatagtagtaatagtaatagtagtaatagtaataataatagtagtaatagtagtaacagtagtagtaatagtaatagtggtgtagtaatagtagtaatagtaatagtagtaacagtagtagtaatagtaatagtagtagtaatagtaatagtagtaatagtaatagtaatagtagtagtaatagtaatagtagtaatagtaatagtaatagtggtagtaaaagtaataatagtagtagcaATAGTAATAGTGGtattaatagtaatagtagtaataataatagtaatagtggtagtaaaagtaatagtagtagtaatagtaatagtggtagtaatagtagtaatagtggtagtaatagtaatagtagtaatagtaatagtagtaatagtggtagtaatagtagtaatagtaatagtggtagtaaaagtaatagtagta
The sequence above is drawn from the Thunnus maccoyii chromosome 10, fThuMac1.1, whole genome shotgun sequence genome and encodes:
- the decr1 gene encoding 2,4-dienoyl-CoA reductase, mitochondrial isoform X2 — its product is MCEVFLWREISKIKRSVFLKDDSLDALRHRSVVSRWACLGGVVGAWLVGLQGCSWTLLSCCCDPGHTTSSNMAAAVFWRKAELFRAVKTSVQRSWLHSSAALHQQSPPPPQSGFFPPAEGVMLPSGCFKDRVAFITGGGTGLGRAMTTALSQLGAQCVIASRKLDVLQQTAKEISSQTGNKVHVVQCDVRDPQAVSRCVHEMETLTGLPDVIINNAAGNFICPSERLSVNGWKSVTDIVLNGTAYITLELGKRLIQSQKGASFLAITTIYAESGSGFVVPSASAKAGVEALYKSLAAEWGRYGMRFNIIQPGPIRTKGAFSRLDPTGAFEKTFIGRIPTGRLGQPAEIANLAAYVSSDFATWMSGAVIRLDGGEYVSMAGEFNELRRVTPDQWKMMEEMIRGSKGS
- the decr1 gene encoding 2,4-dienoyl-CoA reductase, mitochondrial isoform X5; its protein translation is MIQSNLTLLSNPHSDSASSTPEREDSQTDSHRSVVSRWACLGGVVGAWLVGLQGCSWTLLSCCCDPGHTTSSNMAAAVFWRKAELFRAVKTSVQRSWLHSSAALHQQSPPPPQSGFFPPAEGVMLPSGCFKDRVAFITGGGTGLGRAMTTALSQLGAQCVIASRKLDVLQQTAKEISSQTGNKVHVVQCDVRDPQAVSRCVHEMETLTGLPDVIINNAAGNFICPSERLSVNGWKSVTDIVLNGTAYITLELGKRLIQSQKGQRSFRETDPESERSEVIQVFVSVLQVHPSSPSPPSTLSLVLVSWFRVRRRRPEWRHSTSRWLQSGDAME
- the decr1 gene encoding 2,4-dienoyl-CoA reductase, mitochondrial isoform X1, whose protein sequence is MIQSNLTLLSNPHSDSASSTPEREDSQTDSHRSVVSRWACLGGVVGAWLVGLQGCSWTLLSCCCDPGHTTSSNMAAAVFWRKAELFRAVKTSVQRSWLHSSAALHQQSPPPPQSGFFPPAEGVMLPSGCFKDRVAFITGGGTGLGRAMTTALSQLGAQCVIASRKLDVLQQTAKEISSQTGNKVHVVQCDVRDPQAVSRCVHEMETLTGLPDVIINNAAGNFICPSERLSVNGWKSVTDIVLNGTAYITLELGKRLIQSQKGASFLAITTIYAESGSGFVVPSASAKAGVEALYKSLAAEWGRYGMRFNIIQPGPIRTKGAFSRLDPTGAFEKTFIGRIPTGRLGQPAEIANLAAYVSSDFATWMSGAVIRLDGGEYVSMAGEFNELRRVTPDQWKMMEEMIRGSKGS